The genomic window TTACTCTCACAAAAACTTTATGACAGAGACAGAGCGGTACTACCCCCATTTAATAGATAAAAAAACAGGGCCGGTGAGGTTagatccaaggtcacataagtcaGCAGTATAAGGAGTGGATTACTATCTTTTATAGTGTAAGCTATGTTTTCTGTAATGAGAATAACCAATCCCTGACTTATCTGTTgagtgtgtttatttatttatatacacattatatttataccatattatgtatataatatttatatgcatatatatacatatgcatgtgtgtgtgtgtgtatatatatatacatatatatatcacagaGTTGCTTAAAATGAGGCACATCTGCATAGGATTCCATGTGCCCTTGTTTACATGTAATGAATATTATAACCTTGATGTTgttctcatctcccctctcttcagAATCCCCAGAGGATTTCTAATCAGCTGCATGGGACCATTGCTGTGGTCAGACCAGGCTCCCGGGCTTGCCTCTCAGAGAAAAATTCTTCTGAAGCAGCCACTCCACCTCTGCCAAGAAGCAGCCCTCCATCCCCATCCTATGACCGAAGTCATACCCTGGACAGGTGAGTGGAggtccctttccccaatcttctCAGCACACACAGAAGATCACATCTGAGTTGGGGGTGGGACGTGATACATCAGAAAGAGCATTGGGTCAgaaaaccagggttcaaatctcactctgccatttactacctgtgtgaccttggatcaatcatttatcctctctgatcctcagtttctttacatccaaaatgagagaactggactagctgacctctgaggtcatctagatgacctctaaagtcagCCGGCCTTAatctataatatataacatataatctcaatctataatcctatgattaaGAAAAAGGAGATCCCCAAAATTGCCCCAAAAAAACAGTCCCAAGTAAAAGGGACCCCCTCCCATATATTAAATGGAGTGAATCAGAGGAAGTAGATTTGATCTTCCCATCCCCAAAGCAGTCCAGCTGCTATCCAAATGCCCAGACCAAAGTAGAATATCATCTGTGTGGCAATCAATATGAGAGCACTATGGGAGCCTCCTGATCTACCTAACCTAGGCTTGGGGTGGAGTATTGTGGTAGAGAAAGATTCAGAAAACCAAGGATGCAAAAGAAGTGCTGCTCTGTCCAAATACAGAGCAAGATAGCAGGAAGAAATATTGAAGGAACATGGCATTCCTAGGAATTTCCCAGGAACTGCTCCTTGTATCATATTCTCCATCATTTCCACACTCCTCAAGAGGGATCTCTATCCCAGCCCTGACCCAAGCTTCCATCCTTGTGGTGGAGTAGAGTCCTGTTCGTTCTCCCAGTTCCTGACATCTGCACTGCACAGTCTGAGTTAAGTCTAGCGCCCTGTTACCTGTCAACGCTCAAGCTGATGAAGCTAATTGAGTTTGGGAGGGGGAGCAGAGGAAAGAATGGGGAAGAATGAATAAACTGGTGGAAGGGAGATCAGAGGCAGAACCAGTACTTCACAACACACTTATTCTAAATGGGCCTTTGGAGTTCCAATCACCTGGGAACTCCAGGTAATTGTCCCGTTTGTCCTTATCTTTATCCCTTCATGGTCTAAGCCTTTAAATCAGGGCTTTGTAAACCAAACCAGTCTACTGGAAGCTACTTTCTTcaccccatcccccttcccttccaggACTTTCCTAGCTCTTGAGGTCAGGTTAATAGGGCTGTATGTGAACTGAGACTAGAACTCaaatctcccttcccccaatctgctgctCTTAACATTGCACTACATACTACTTTCCTGTCTGAGTATTTATTCTCTCTCCAACTAGTCATTGAGCTCTCCAAAGGCTCAGACCATTCTCTTTTCTTGTCTAACCCATAGCACCTAGTATCTAGgaagtgctcagtaaatatttgttgattgaaggAATGATTGATACCTCTGCTGAGCTGGCTTCAATCACTTCCCACTAATTCTGGGGGATTTTATAATAACAGAGAAGCTTTAGATGAGCACAGAAGTTCACTCTGTCATCATATAACCAAATTAATTGCATCTCACTTACAGAAACAACCTCTTTTAAGTGTGATGAGGCTGCTTCCACATTGGATTTTGCTAACCAGCTATGTTACATTAGACAAATCATTTCCTCTGTCTagacttcagcttcctcatttgtaaaatgatgggcttGACCTAGGTCATCTCCAACATCTTTCCCACCTCTAaccttctattatcttttctatgattctattgaGAGGCATTGGGGCATAGTGGAACTATCCTCAATGCCAAGAAGACTTAGGTATAACTTTTGCCCTCTAATGTatattgactatgtgaccctaTGTAAACCACTTAAGTTCTCAATGGACTACCCCCTAACACCATAAGTTGCAGAGAGGGTCTGACCTGCATTGGCAGAATTTTCCAAtgacagtgaaatcacaggtctcctTCTTAGCCCTATAGTCCTATGATTCTTCATTCCAGAGAGAACATACTATGTACTAAATTATGGGGAAAAGCCCAGGCTGCTATTTCTCACCAGGCAACATTCCTGATGGCTTCTCCCCACAAGGTGTCCCGCTGTGAAAggaggacaaacacacaaaaaaaggaaattatgttTGTAGAATGTTGCTGGGGAGCAGAGATGTAAATTACATCGAGGTAAAAACTATTCCCGATAGGAGCAAACATTCCTGTTGCTCTACATTCTTCCAAATCTATCACCAGAAACTAGATGTTTGTTTTCTATAATTAGTTGTTTCAAAAGATTAAGGTACTGGCAGAATTGAGAGCTGAATGTAAATAGATTCCCACatccacccctccaaaaaaaatttactttccttttatgTAGAGCCAACTCTCAATTATCTGCATCTAGCTCCTCACTGGAGGTATTTAGTGACAAAAATTTACTTGCAAACTGGTTTCCTCTGTCCCATTTGCTCAACATATGCTTTCCACAACCTCAAGTCCACGAAGCCCTCAATTGGTGTGAGCACAGAAAATGCAAACTCAATTAATaccaattaacaaatatttattgagtacaaGATCCTGtggtagggaagaagggaggacaaaaagaaaatagagaccctgccctcagggacTTCAGAGTCTACCTGGAGAAATAAGTTTCACCAGTATGGAAAAGGAGCTAGGTAATAAGTGCCTACTGAGTGGGACAAaccaaagcactataaaaattcAGTGGTAGGAGAGATCATTAAGGGCTTCATAGAAAAGGCTTTATGACTTGGGTTGGTTTTTAAGGGATTCTGTAGGtcctaaagaggaaaaagaggaagagaaaaggcattCTAGCCAGAAAGAACTTACACTTGGAAGTGGCAACTGATCACCCTATGTTCCCATATATTCTATAATTTTGTAATACCCCAGATATTGAATATGTGGAAAGGCAATAGGAGTTGAACTTGAGATTTCATCAAGGTAGAGTACTTCTAGTTTGCTAACTCCCTCCAGTGATTCAAACTTGCAACTGTTCTGTGACATAGAGTCTTAGACAAATATCTGAAatattgagaaattaaatgacttagccTGCAACACATAGCCAATATTTGtcaaagatagaatttgaactttgTAACTACAATGCCAGCCTTCAGGCCACTACACTAGGCATAGAGAAAAAAGTATCAACAATTCTTCTCATACTTTAGGGTGAAAGaatattggggtggggggggggaatgaaGACACTCATTCATGGGCTTGCTTATTGGGCCTTCATTGAAAATCCATCAGATTCCTAAAATGGGGTAAAAGTACTAACTTGCTTGAGTCCTGAACCTAAAATCTCAGAACTCAGTTTAGCACATATCTTctaataataacatgacttgatCTGGCAGTCCTATGAAGGCAGATTTAGAGGGACTGAGTGAATACATGTGCATATGACATGACAGTATTGAAAGCACCAATCTTGAAGTCGGAAAGGAttagtttcaaatcctgcttaTTACTTGTatataactttggacaagtcatttaatctctctgggcctcagtttctccgtCTATCAAATGACAgggctggcctctgaggtccgtGCCAGCTCTGAACATATATGAACCACAGGGGTAGATAATTCAaaacagtgttctttccaccagaAAGCACAATGTCAGAGGTGGTGGAAACCTCGAAAGTCCTCCAAATCCaaacccttcactttacagaaggAGAAATTGAGGACAGAGGGTTTAAAGTGCTTTGTTCTCGTTCTCACATCGGCTTGGTCAATTGCATGTGTTGTCTTTTTCTCCCGGTGCCGGGCTCAGCTACATGAAAACGAACAAGCAGGATTCCCGAGAGCCTGCCTCTTCCTACGAATCCCTGAAGTTGACAGCGCGCAGTGAGCAGCTCTGTCTTCTCAACCGCCACTTGTCCCTGCATCGCTTCGGCCTCCGGAGTCACTGCTCTTCGCCCCCCGGGGCCCAGAACCTTTCAAGAAGCGGGCTGAAGGGCGGAGAGGGCGAGGAAGTCCGGAGCCGGCTGCAGGAGGACTGGGAGGACCGCCCGGCCTTCTTAGACCTGCCGGGAGCTATCGTGTACATGCGAGACCAGAGACTGGAGGGCACGCTCCAGTTCCTGGAGCAGAGGGAGAGGCTCCAGTACCTCCTGACCCAGCAACAGCTTCGGGGACTCCGAGTTCGGGTGGAGAGCACTAGAGATCGAGATACAGCCCCAGTAGAGCCGGAGCAGAAGCAGCCTTCTTCTCCCCATCAGGTTGCAGACTCCGGGGGAAAGGAGACTCGGAAGGAAGAGAAGCATCCGCCCAGGGAGCCCTGTGCAGAGCCTGTGAGACCTCTGCTCCTAGTGAGGAGCGACTTCTCAGAgccaaaggagaaggaggagacgAGCCGGAGTTGTGCACTGGATAAGCCCCTGGACCTCTCCGACTATGGCCGGTGTCGGGAAGCCCCTAGACTCCCCGATTGGCTTAAGTCCCCTAGTTCCCCGGAGACTCGCAGCCCAAGTCCAAGGTTGGGGGAAAGACCTTCGGCACAGAGGAGCAAAGGGGCTCACTCgcttctgactccagagactCTAAGCAAATTCCCAGCCTCCAACCCCGTAGATGTTCATAGAGATGCAGATCGAGCCTGCATCCAGAGAGATGAGCCCCCTGCTACTTTGGTAAGTGACCAGAGCTTGATGTagtcttccccaccccctcccccaacgaAGCCTCCCATACTCCAGCCTGACTTACTAAGCGTGCCTGTGATGGATGGAATCCAACTCTTTTTAAGGGTATCATTCACAAGCCAGAAACTGGACCAGTTCAGATGACTGAGGTCTCCAGATATGGCTTCAGGGCAGCCTCCCCAGTGTCCCTTCTCAGGTACCCACCCACTGCCACTCACCTACTTAGAGAAGGCAGACAGACCATCCCTCTTGATGCCTGATGCCTCTCTCTCTGTTCAGGTTAGCCAGCACGAAAGGCATCGAGAAACTAATTTCAGTGTCAATGCCAATGTCTGGTAACAGTTCCAAGTACTTGTATACATGGCTAATGGGGAAAAGATGTGTTAAAAATACGTTTGTACTTTGATGAGAGACAAAAGCTTAACCAAAAAGTAATCAATtcaaacattaagtacctactatcaACCAACAAGCCTCAATTAAGTACTCACTAAGTGTatgcactgtcctaggtgctgactACTTTGTACTGTAGTCAGTAAGGAAGCAATGGAAGGGTTTTGAGTAGGAGTGATTTGACTAAATCTGTACAAAAGTCAGGCATAACTGAAATAAGACACCAGGCCTATGTTAATGAAGTCTAAGACTGCATTTATTGTGTTTCTTGCCTAATATATAATGCTTTTGACTCCTATTGAGCTTACAATACTCTAAAATTCCTTGATAGTTTCAGATACAGCCATCTAAGTGCACCATTGCttttttgtacttgtgaagttgatttttgttAACCCAAGAATAAGACTTCACATTTAACATTATTAAAGTCAGCCCAGTGCTGTACCCTGTCAAGTTCTTCTGGAAGACTCACTTTGTAACCTAATGTATTAGCTAATCATATTAGCTTTGTGTTATCTCATATCTGATAAGTTTGTCATCTAACTTGTCTATATCATAGAAGGTAAGTCTTAGAAAATTGACTCAGTCACTTGCaatcaaatgacttacccaggttaaCATGGATAATAAGGGTCAAGGataggatgataataataaataacaatagctgacatttctatggTGCCCAAAGTTTTCAAAATGCCTTAATACATTATCTGAGTAATGAGTATAGGACAGGTGATGCTTATCCCACATGAAGCTATGAAAATGGATCCTCATGAGATAAGGTGTTTAATTGCATCATTAAAGGTAGGTAGGCAGTGAAAGAAGGGTTTTTGACACCTGTGAGACAGGTTGGTTAGAAAATCACtccaaattcaacaaacatttgccctttctcctccccttaccTTTTTTCTTACTCCCTTTACTTATCTTGGTCCAGGTTTTTCTAGGCTCTGTCTAGGGCTTTGGGGATGTAAAATACTCATTTACATATTGCATTTTATGATTCTATCACAAATTCTGCTTATATTTCAGCTCCACTCTGAATTTAAGTTATGAGGAAATCTTCAAGCATGATCtatatttcatttcatcattACCATTCTTAACTCTAGTTCTAGCTTTGTGTGAACCATAAGGAAAACACATTCACGTTGTGGTTTAGGTATGTTTACTCCAAGAAATTGAGAGGTAATAGAATATAGCAGGGAGACTCTCAAAGGCCAACCCAGCACAGGTAAACAAAGAAGGATCTAACTCTCTTAGTCTAGCTGCCCCACTGATGCTTTAATGACTGTTCATTCCTGTATTCTTCCTAAGGGAACTACTGGGGTTTAATTACCCTCTCCTTTTCCTGCCCTCTACCTCCAATATTCTGAGTGGCCTCACTCTGACTCCTATGGATGCAGGTGACAAATCTTGATTTATTGCCAGTGACTCTCAgattcactgaaccacctgggGAGGGGCTCCAGCACTGCTTTTGCACCTTGATGTCTCCTGGAAAGATTACTCAGTAATTCCCTGCCTTTTGAAACAAACCAGAATTTGTGGTTTCTGTAAACCTAAAGCAGGCTCCTCAGAGCAGGAGCACAGGGGACCCCAAAGGAGATGCTACCCCTTGAGAGTATTTTTTGGCTTTCAAACAGATATCAGGGAGCCTGCCACAGTGCCTGCCAACAGAATGCCCTGTGCCTTCTGACACTGCTCAGCATACTCAGCTGAAGCTAAAGAGTTGTCCAGATGATTCAGACTAGAGTGTGATTAGTGCCTGTCCATCCAGGAGCTCAAGCACCAGGGGCCTCAGTCTTTCTCCTCCCTGCTAAGCCTTCTCCAGCCCTggaccaccatcactaccaccatcacccaGCCCCCAGGGCTTCAGCTCAAGATCCACTTCTCTAGGAAGACTTCTGGACACTGCTGCCTACCTTGGTCTTTCCCTACCTACTCTCTATCTTGTCTGCACCCTTCAGAGACTGCCTTCCAAATCAATCAAAGAGCAAACAACTGTTCACTTTTCAAGTGCCAGGTACTCCGCTAACCACTGAagagtataaagacaaaaatgaaatactccctgacctcagggagcttatattctaatggaggagataatgtGTGCAAAAGTGGACATAAGCAAGATATATGCAAAGTAGACATCATACTCGGCCTTGTAGGAGGAGAAGGCATCAGTACCTGAGGCAGGGAGTGGTAGCAGACAAGGGTGGAGACAGGAAAGACCTCCCTCTGAAGACAGCTGCTTCAGCTGAATATTGTAAGAAGCCTGAAATTCCAAGAGGCTGATTCgaggaaggaaaacattccaaGCAGACAGGACAGCCtagtacaaaggcacagaaatgggacGTGGAATATAATGTGTAAAGAACAGTGAGTAAGCCTGGACTTCAAAGTGCGAGGACATGATTTAtgtgtaagaaaactgaaatgatAGGAAGGGGACACCTTGTAAAGAATTTTACATGCCAAACAGATATTTCATCCTGGTACTAATAGGGAGCCTCTGGCAGTAGGCTACctttaatgctttttttctctatattatattcaatttaaCTGTTCAAAAAGCTAAGGACAGGCCGTATGATGCTGCTTACTTCTATACCTCCCATAGCTTCAATATTTGTCAACATTTATTTAATCGAATAGAGCAGAAAATTAGTGATCCTTTCTTTTTGGCTTGTCtgcctatttttaaaaaggtagcCCTTTTCCCTTTAGCCATCTGCAGCCACTGGGTAAACCTCTATCAAAAtcattaagaaaggaaaaaagatgtaTATCAGCACAAGGCCAAGCACAGATATCTTCCTGCATACCACCTTCCAAGATGACATTGACAAGATGGCTATTTTTTGGATTTAGTCATTCCACCAATTCCAAATACACCTAATTGTAATATCAGTCAGCCaatctttctccatcttttccacaaaataatCTGAGACTCTACCAGATGCCTTGCTAATAGCTAAGTTAATCATATCTACTGCATTCCCCTGATCTCCTACTTTAATAAACCTGTCACATAATCAAGTTTAGTGTGACATGacctttttaaatgttttattaatgtctttggCTTTGTACATCACTATCATTTCATGATAGAGCCCTTCCTCGTAGCAATTTAAAACGCTAAGCAAAATGAACCTACAGAGTGCCCTCATCTGCCAGGATGTGTAACATCCTGCACCCATAGCCCATCACCTctctttgggaaaagaaaaatgtgtttcaTTATCTGTCCTTTGGAAACAATACAGATCATTTTACTTACTGTTAAGAGACACGCTTGGGATGCAAagggtatcaaggaaaatttattacagtagagttcagaggaattgaacactttggccaaagctgACTCCACCCCTCTTTAGGAGAAGGGAGTGTCTTCTACGTTCATTCCCCTTGAATGAAGGGGTAGCTTCCAAGTAAGGCTATAGGAagactataatttgttcagaccaatCCAAGCCCTTTTATTGCTGTTCCAAATTTTGGACTCCATGCCACACCATCCACTGGCCACATGACTTCACGTTCTCTCTAATTGACtctccctcaaacagctcatcaggcctgcacacaagtttctgTCTTCTAACCTAACTGTACTAAGTCACAACTCTGATCACCCAAAACTGCGGAAACAgaacttcttccttgtttcccacaccTACTATGCATTAAGCTGTtcttttttagcattttaaaaaattctattgtGGTCCTGCACATTGTACTATTAATGctatttttttaactcttcctcagttcatataagtcttctcacatttctctgaattcctcattttataatttcttaacatatttaaaacatatttctttaaaaatagtatttagccaataatatttcattacaatcatttacacaatttgttcatttatttcccaatcaatgggcatgTACGTACTTTCCATTTTCTTGTCACCATTAAAAGGACTATTtaaatgacttcatttggggtaaAGCcattctgacttttcatgatcacTGCTCCTTTTTTGAGAGGTTCACAAACTATCCCTTTACAATACATTTCAGAATTTTGTCTCACAGCATCCTTAAGTCACATCACATGGGTGGCTCGTTATCTGTAGCTAAGACAAGTAGCAGGGATGCTGACAGAATGACAAGCTGATACTAGGGAAAACAGAATTTGAGACTGGGAACACTGTCATTggatatttgaagggctatcatttGGATGATGGATTAAACTTTCCTGTCTGGCTCCAGAGGACAAGATTAGGAGCAATAGCTAAAAGTTACAGACACAAACTcaggcttgatataaggaaaaaatcTCATAACAATTAATATTATCCAAACAATAGAATGAGCTGTCTCTGGAGGTAGTGGGTCCCTTCCATCCCTAGAAGTCTTTAAATAAAGACTTGAGCATTTGTTGGGGATATGATAGGAGAGTTTTATTCAGGTGTGGTTTAGAAAAGTCAccaccctgccctcaaagaactcacagtcttGCTAAGGAAACAAGACTGCATATGAAAAAGAGAACAATGAAGTAGAAAAATAGGGAGTATGAACTCCAGGTACAATCAGAGTTTAAAGAACAGATAGTTCAGTGTGGTATAGAGTAATCTTGGAAGAAGGATGAGTAGAGGAGTAAAAAAGAAGAGAGCATTCTGAGCAGGGTTTCCCTCCCTTACTCCAAGCTCCCATAGCAATCTATGCATCATTGTCACTCAAACTATCTACAAGTTTGCCCTGAGGTCTAAGACCCACCCCTTGTAGTTTAGGCCTAGATcagagaattacagaattttagactTGCAGAGGGGAAGGAACTGAGAAGCCAAATAGATCAATATACAAATtttacagtgaaaaaaaaaataagcacaaaGTAAAACATTATCACCTAGTctttctggacttggagtcagaagatatgttcaaatcccaggtctgcTCCCTACTGGTTGTATCATCTTGGACGAgtgatttcatctttctttgtctcacattcctcatttgtaaaatgaaaataatacactACTTACCTGATAGAAGCATCTGTGAAAAAAGTGCTTTGTCAATCTTAAAgggattttttaatatttattttttcccagccatacattaaaacaatttttaacactttttaaaattttgagttccatgcccaaaggtttataaaactgtgtaccctttgatccaacaacaccactattaggtctgtatcccaaagagatcattaaaaagggaaaaagattgacatgtataaaaatatttatagcagttctttttgtggtggcaaagaactggaaactgcagggatgcccatcaattgggggaatagatgaacaagttgtggtatatgaatggaatggaataagaaatgatgagcacgcaggcttcagaaaaacctggaacgacctacatgaactgatgctgagtgaaatgagcagaaccaggagaacatcacaCAGTaacattaacattttttaatgatGAACCATGATAGACTGAGCTCTTCtcaccaatacaatgatccaagacaattccaaaaactcttgatggaaaatgctatcatatccagagaaagaactgtggaggctaaatgcagatcaaagcatgctgttttcttttttgttttttctttctcataatttttctcttttgttctaattcttctctcataatatgactaacatggaaatatgtttaacatgattgtacatgtataacctatgacctatgctgtcttgggaataagggagaggagggatggagagagaaaaatttggaactcaaaatcttataaaaatgaatgttgaaaactatctttacatgtaattggaaaaaatataatgctattaagtgggaaaaaattaaagctttgagttacaATTCTAttgctctcttcctcccttctctccttcctccctaagAGGGTAAGCAATCAGGTAGAGGTTTTACATCAAAACAATccagtactggctaagaaataaagtgttggatcagtggaatagactagaGACACAAGACTtgatagtaaatgaccatagtaatctagtatatgataaacccaaagattcaagttttggggaaaaaaaactgttgagaaaactagaaaactatggtagaaactaggtacagaccaatATCTCtcaccatatgccaagataagttcaaaatgggtacatgatttacacataaaagaTAATAccgtaagcaaattaggagaacatggaatagcatacctatcagatctatggataaggggaaaatttaggaccaaaaaaaaagggcattataaaatgtaaaatagataattctgattatataaaatttaaaagttttaaaaaaatttttttgcaacaagtatctttgataaaggcctcatttctcaaatatacggAGAATTGAgtaaaatttgtaagaatacaagtcattccccaattcataaatggtcagaggataagaacaagtagttttcagacaaaggaatcaaagtgatttttttaaaaactgactttTTGTTAGTATGTGACAGAGATGGAAATAGAGCCTAGATCTTGTGACTCCAAGTGCTGTATTCCTCTTGGCCTGTTAGATCAGTAAGTCAACAAGTTTTTCCACAAGCTGcaaccccaccccatccccatgtGCTCAGAATTATAGTACCTGTATTCAGAAGAATGCATATTCTTGACCTTAGGAAGCACATGAGAAATCTTCTCCTTGTCTCTCTAACCATGAGACAAACTTGCCTTACAGAAAATATTAGAGAACTATATACACTGTATGAAAAAGTATTAATTGCTTTGCACCCTCCTTATTCTCTTTGCCATAACAGCTATGAGATTTAGAGATTTGAAGACTACCCAGCTAAATGATAGCACtgtttaaatgaaaaagaaaaaaaccaacctGCTGTACCTTCAGTGGCCTCTAAATTTCATAAGTTATGCACAGTAATTTCTAGACTGTCATATTGATTATTCTTTAAGTAAGTAAAATTTTCTGTGCCTAAAACAGTGTTTCATAgggcttcttaaaaaaaaattccatcattCCAAAGCAAAATGATCAAAACCAGGAACCAAGGAGCTTAGCTGCCCAGAGTTAGAAAAacccttggagatcatctagtccttaAAGAGCATACTTAAAAGTGACCCAGTATGACATGGTGGGAAAAATGTTAgaattgaagtcagaagacctaaattcagatcCCAGTTCTTCCATTTATTTAACTTTGTGAACCTGTTTTATCACCTATAAAAATTAGGGGTTGGGTTTCATGGCTTGTAAAATCTCATGAAAAACCTATAAAATATTGTATATCAAGGCATGGTACTAGAAATAAGATTGAACACAGAGCAATAGCAGAATATTGTCTGGTTCTGAAACCCAGGAATTTCCTACTCTAGAACAAAGGTTGGGGTAGCAGGGATACCAGAGGGGGCTTCTTTAAGCCTCAACTTTGGCAGAATCAGCAGCTTAGATCCGTAAATGTGTAGAGCACTAGAGATGCTAAGTACTGTTGTCCTCCATGTTATCTCCTAGGAGCATATGCCATCCCCACAAGGTCATCATCCCACCAAGCTTGCTTCAGAGGAGGCTGAACATGAACCAGGAATCAAGCTGAGGTTGTCTCTCCGGAAACAAGAAGCAGACAATCAACCAGGTAATCCGACTAGTAGTCATCAAAATAACAAATAAAGGCACACAGTGGAGAGATTGCTGGACTGGGAGTCTGGAAGACATAGGTTCacaattctacctcagatattcattagctgtgttaatcctgggcaagtcacttaactgactTACCCGGgttcacatggctaataagtatctgaggttggatttgaactcag from Notamacropus eugenii isolate mMacEug1 chromosome 1, mMacEug1.pri_v2, whole genome shotgun sequence includes these protein-coding regions:
- the RBBP8NL gene encoding RBBP8 N-terminal-like protein, producing the protein MDSFTECLNKLKDVHEKEILGLQNKLLELNTEKCRDSQRIEELFAKNHQLREQQKALKENVKVLENRLRAGLCDRCMVTQELAKKKQHEYENSHLQSLQHIFILTNEMTGLKEENKALKEELKRLRNLEDRPKYHRAMSRESSSSPDSPVPLLSPGGRKPSTEKPPPSREKEEDYLPHTPLGEEKSTGYQTSPIPKMPPGTSLQEQRVLDMNPQRISNQLHGTIAVVRPGSRACLSEKNSSEAATPPLPRSSPPSPSYDRSHTLDSYMKTNKQDSREPASSYESLKLTARSEQLCLLNRHLSLHRFGLRSHCSSPPGAQNLSRSGLKGGEGEEVRSRLQEDWEDRPAFLDLPGAIVYMRDQRLEGTLQFLEQRERLQYLLTQQQLRGLRVRVESTRDRDTAPVEPEQKQPSSPHQVADSGGKETRKEEKHPPREPCAEPVRPLLLVRSDFSEPKEKEETSRSCALDKPLDLSDYGRCREAPRLPDWLKSPSSPETRSPSPRLGERPSAQRSKGAHSLLTPETLSKFPASNPVDVHRDADRACIQRDEPPATLEHMPSPQGHHPTKLASEEAEHEPGIKLRLSLRKQEADNQPDTNHAESLKPESDEPDTSDSEVAPNCEPGTNQDTQGEDLRYFCVKDKIQGLPKKRKRGQDLWSKVAKKSPRGRRRVKGISTQIEEEESSKEDDNSSPASSNGDSKETSMSGP